Proteins encoded by one window of Arachis ipaensis cultivar K30076 chromosome B04, Araip1.1, whole genome shotgun sequence:
- the LOC107639408 gene encoding delta-1-pyrroline-5-carboxylate synthase isoform X2 encodes MQPPVKNGFNMFLGNSTEWRLSNGPAYLNSPPAYIEPESVTLDPSRAFLKDVKRLIVKVGTAVVTRSDGRLALGRLGALCEQLKELNSRGYEVILVTSGAVGLGRQRLRYRRLANSSFSDLQKPQGEFDGKACAAVGQSSLMALYDTMFSQLDVTSSQLLVNDGFFRDAGFRKQLSDTVHSLLDLRVIPIFNENDAVSTRKAPYEDSSGIFWDNDSLAGLLALELKADLLVLLSDVEGLYSGPPSDPNSKLIDTYVKEKHQKEITFGDKSRLGRGGMTAKVNAAVCAAYAGTPVIITSGYATDNIIRVLQGDRIGTVFHKDAHLWAHIKQVSAREMAISARDSSRRLQSLNSEERRKILLAVADALEKNLSLIMEENGVDIADAELAGLEKSLISRLALKPEKIAGLVKSVRMLADMKEPIGQILKRIELADKLTLERISCPLGVVLVIFESRPDALVQIAALAVRSGNGLLLKGGKEAKRSNAALHKVITSAIPETVGDKLIGLVTSREEIPDLLKLDDVIDLVVPRGSNKLVSQIKESTKIPVLGHSDGICHVYVDKAANIDMAKQIVKDAKIDYPAACNAMETLLVHKDLSETGGLNQLVAELTKEGVELYGGPRASGLLNITKTSSFHKEYSSLACTIEIVDDVSAAIDHIHQYGSSHTECIVTEDPEVAETFLRQVDSAAVFHNASTRFCDGARFGLGAEVGISTSRIHARGPVGVEGLLTSKWILRGSGQVVDGDRGVTYTHKELPIIA; translated from the exons ATGCAGCCTCCCGTCAAAAATGGCTTCAACATGTTTTTGGGCAACTCGACGGAGTGGCGCCTTTCGAATGGGCCGGCTTACTTGAACTCGCCGCCGGCATACATAGAACCTGAATCTGTCACCTTGGATCCTTCTCGAGCTTTCTTGAAGGATGTCAAGCGCCTCATCGTTAAG GTTGGAACTGCGGTGGTTACTCGCAGCGATGGAAGATTAGCATTGGGGAGACTTGGAGCTCTTTGTGAGCAG CTTAAAGAATTAAATTCTAGGggatatgaggttatattagtgACTTCAGGTGCTGTCGGCCTTGGACGTCAAAGACTAAGATATCGCAGATTGGCCAATAGCAG TTTTTCGGATCTTCAAAAGCCACAAGGTGAATTCGATGGAAAAGCATGTGCAGCCGTTGGGCAGAGTAGTCTTATGGCTCTTTATGATACCATGTTCAGCCAG CTTGATGTGACTTCATCCCAACTTCTTGTGAATGATGGCTTCTTTAGGGATGCAGGTTTCAGAAAACAACTTTCAGACACTGTGCACTCACTATTGGATTTAAGAGTTATCCCCATTTTCAATGAAAATGATGCTGTTAGTACTAGGAAGGCACCATATGAG GATTCATCTGGTATATTCTGGGACAATGACAGTTTGGCTGGTTTATTAGCATTGGAACTAAAGGCTGATCTTCTTGTTCTGTTGAGTGATGTTGAAGGCCTTTATAGTGGCCCTCCATCTGACCCAAACTCAAAGCTAATTGATACATATGTGAAAGAAAAGCATCAAAAGGAAATCACTTTTGGAGACAAATCAAGATTGGGGAGAGGGGGTATGACTGCCAAAGTTAATGCTGCTGTTTGTGCTGCTTATGCTGGCACCCCAGTCATCATTACTAG TGGCTATGCAACAGACAACATCATAAGAGTACTCCAAGGAGATAGAATTGGCACTGTTTTCCACAAAGATGCACATCTGTGGGCCCACATAAAGCAAGTGAGTGCACGTGAGATGGCAATTTCAGCACGTGATTCTTCAAGACGACTTCAA TCTTTAAACTCTGAAGAAAGGAGGAAGATATTGCTAGCAGTGGCAGATGCACTAGAGAAAAATCTAAGCTTGATAATGGAAGAGAATGGAGTTGATATTGCTGATGCAGAGCTTGCTGGATTGGAAAAATCACTCATCTCTCGTTTGGCCCTCAAGCCTGAGAAG ATTGCTGGGCTTGTGAAATCTGTTCGAATGTTGGCAGACATGAAGGAACCTATTGGTCAGATTTTAAAGAGAATTGAG CTAGCAGATAAACTCACACTAGAGCGAATATCGTGTCCTTTGGGTGTTGTCCTAGTTATTTTTGAGTCACGACCAGATGCCCTTGTTCAG ATTGCTGCTTTGGCAGTTCGAAGTGGAAATGGTTTATTGCTTAAAGGTGGAAAGGAAGCCAAAAGATCAAATGCTGCCTTACACAAG GTTATTACTTCAGCTATTCCAGAAACAGTTGGTGACAAACTTATAGGACTTGTGACTTCAAGGGAAGAGATCCCGGATTTGCTTAAG CTTGATGATGTGATAGATCTTGTTGTCCCCAGAGGCAGTAACAAGCTTGTTTCTCAAATCAAGGAATCAACAAAGATTCCTGTCCTCGGCCATTCTG ATGGAATTTGTCATGTGTATGTTGACAAAGCTGCTAATATTGATATGGCGAAGCAGATTGTAAAGGATGCAAAGATTGATTATCCTGCAGCTTGCAATGCAATG GAAACCCTTCTTGTACACAAGGATCTGTCAGAAACTGGTGGACTTAATCAACTTGTTGCTGAACTCACAAAAGAAG GTGTTGAACTATATGGTGGACCAAGAGCAAGTGGCTTATTGAACATTACTAAAACAAGTTCTTTCCATAAGGAGTATAGCTCACTAGCATGCACAATTGAAATTGTTGATGATGTATCTGCTGCCATTGATCacatacatcaatatggaag TTCTCATACTGAATGCATTGTTACAGAAGACCCCGAAGTTGCTGAAACTTTCTTACGTCAAGTTGATAG TGCTGCTGTATTCCACAATGCAAGTACAAGGTTCTGTGATGGAGCACGCTTTGGTCTTGGAGCAGAG GTTGGAATAAGCACCAGCAGAATTCATGCTCGAGGCCCTGTAGGAGTTGAGGGGTTATTAACTAGTAAATG GATATTGAGAGGGAGTGGGCAAGTGGTAGACGGTGATCGAGGGGTCACTTACACTCACAAGGAACTTCCAATCATAGCATGA
- the LOC107639408 gene encoding delta-1-pyrroline-5-carboxylate synthase isoform X1 has translation MQPPVKNGFNMFLGNSTEWRLSNGPAYLNSPPAYIEPESVTLDPSRAFLKDVKRLIVKVGTAVVTRSDGRLALGRLGALCEQLKELNSRGYEVILVTSGAVGLGRQRLRYRRLANSSFSDLQKPQGEFDGKACAAVGQSSLMALYDTMFSQLDVTSSQLLVNDGFFRDAGFRKQLSDTVHSLLDLRVIPIFNENDAVSTRKAPYEHCPQDSSGIFWDNDSLAGLLALELKADLLVLLSDVEGLYSGPPSDPNSKLIDTYVKEKHQKEITFGDKSRLGRGGMTAKVNAAVCAAYAGTPVIITSGYATDNIIRVLQGDRIGTVFHKDAHLWAHIKQVSAREMAISARDSSRRLQSLNSEERRKILLAVADALEKNLSLIMEENGVDIADAELAGLEKSLISRLALKPEKIAGLVKSVRMLADMKEPIGQILKRIELADKLTLERISCPLGVVLVIFESRPDALVQIAALAVRSGNGLLLKGGKEAKRSNAALHKVITSAIPETVGDKLIGLVTSREEIPDLLKLDDVIDLVVPRGSNKLVSQIKESTKIPVLGHSDGICHVYVDKAANIDMAKQIVKDAKIDYPAACNAMETLLVHKDLSETGGLNQLVAELTKEGVELYGGPRASGLLNITKTSSFHKEYSSLACTIEIVDDVSAAIDHIHQYGSSHTECIVTEDPEVAETFLRQVDSAAVFHNASTRFCDGARFGLGAEVGISTSRIHARGPVGVEGLLTSKWILRGSGQVVDGDRGVTYTHKELPIIA, from the exons ATGCAGCCTCCCGTCAAAAATGGCTTCAACATGTTTTTGGGCAACTCGACGGAGTGGCGCCTTTCGAATGGGCCGGCTTACTTGAACTCGCCGCCGGCATACATAGAACCTGAATCTGTCACCTTGGATCCTTCTCGAGCTTTCTTGAAGGATGTCAAGCGCCTCATCGTTAAG GTTGGAACTGCGGTGGTTACTCGCAGCGATGGAAGATTAGCATTGGGGAGACTTGGAGCTCTTTGTGAGCAG CTTAAAGAATTAAATTCTAGGggatatgaggttatattagtgACTTCAGGTGCTGTCGGCCTTGGACGTCAAAGACTAAGATATCGCAGATTGGCCAATAGCAG TTTTTCGGATCTTCAAAAGCCACAAGGTGAATTCGATGGAAAAGCATGTGCAGCCGTTGGGCAGAGTAGTCTTATGGCTCTTTATGATACCATGTTCAGCCAG CTTGATGTGACTTCATCCCAACTTCTTGTGAATGATGGCTTCTTTAGGGATGCAGGTTTCAGAAAACAACTTTCAGACACTGTGCACTCACTATTGGATTTAAGAGTTATCCCCATTTTCAATGAAAATGATGCTGTTAGTACTAGGAAGGCACCATATGAG CACTGCCCGCAGGATTCATCTGGTATATTCTGGGACAATGACAGTTTGGCTGGTTTATTAGCATTGGAACTAAAGGCTGATCTTCTTGTTCTGTTGAGTGATGTTGAAGGCCTTTATAGTGGCCCTCCATCTGACCCAAACTCAAAGCTAATTGATACATATGTGAAAGAAAAGCATCAAAAGGAAATCACTTTTGGAGACAAATCAAGATTGGGGAGAGGGGGTATGACTGCCAAAGTTAATGCTGCTGTTTGTGCTGCTTATGCTGGCACCCCAGTCATCATTACTAG TGGCTATGCAACAGACAACATCATAAGAGTACTCCAAGGAGATAGAATTGGCACTGTTTTCCACAAAGATGCACATCTGTGGGCCCACATAAAGCAAGTGAGTGCACGTGAGATGGCAATTTCAGCACGTGATTCTTCAAGACGACTTCAA TCTTTAAACTCTGAAGAAAGGAGGAAGATATTGCTAGCAGTGGCAGATGCACTAGAGAAAAATCTAAGCTTGATAATGGAAGAGAATGGAGTTGATATTGCTGATGCAGAGCTTGCTGGATTGGAAAAATCACTCATCTCTCGTTTGGCCCTCAAGCCTGAGAAG ATTGCTGGGCTTGTGAAATCTGTTCGAATGTTGGCAGACATGAAGGAACCTATTGGTCAGATTTTAAAGAGAATTGAG CTAGCAGATAAACTCACACTAGAGCGAATATCGTGTCCTTTGGGTGTTGTCCTAGTTATTTTTGAGTCACGACCAGATGCCCTTGTTCAG ATTGCTGCTTTGGCAGTTCGAAGTGGAAATGGTTTATTGCTTAAAGGTGGAAAGGAAGCCAAAAGATCAAATGCTGCCTTACACAAG GTTATTACTTCAGCTATTCCAGAAACAGTTGGTGACAAACTTATAGGACTTGTGACTTCAAGGGAAGAGATCCCGGATTTGCTTAAG CTTGATGATGTGATAGATCTTGTTGTCCCCAGAGGCAGTAACAAGCTTGTTTCTCAAATCAAGGAATCAACAAAGATTCCTGTCCTCGGCCATTCTG ATGGAATTTGTCATGTGTATGTTGACAAAGCTGCTAATATTGATATGGCGAAGCAGATTGTAAAGGATGCAAAGATTGATTATCCTGCAGCTTGCAATGCAATG GAAACCCTTCTTGTACACAAGGATCTGTCAGAAACTGGTGGACTTAATCAACTTGTTGCTGAACTCACAAAAGAAG GTGTTGAACTATATGGTGGACCAAGAGCAAGTGGCTTATTGAACATTACTAAAACAAGTTCTTTCCATAAGGAGTATAGCTCACTAGCATGCACAATTGAAATTGTTGATGATGTATCTGCTGCCATTGATCacatacatcaatatggaag TTCTCATACTGAATGCATTGTTACAGAAGACCCCGAAGTTGCTGAAACTTTCTTACGTCAAGTTGATAG TGCTGCTGTATTCCACAATGCAAGTACAAGGTTCTGTGATGGAGCACGCTTTGGTCTTGGAGCAGAG GTTGGAATAAGCACCAGCAGAATTCATGCTCGAGGCCCTGTAGGAGTTGAGGGGTTATTAACTAGTAAATG GATATTGAGAGGGAGTGGGCAAGTGGTAGACGGTGATCGAGGGGTCACTTACACTCACAAGGAACTTCCAATCATAGCATGA